In a single window of the Necator americanus strain Aroian chromosome X, whole genome shotgun sequence genome:
- a CDS encoding hypothetical protein (NECATOR_CHRX.G25751.T1) — MKKAYCEAGGVQLEGSQLVETSSYVYLGRSMNMENDLKEEPNRRMRAAWVAFALVMEATDQLTDQDLRTHLFDSIVLTALCYAAET; from the coding sequence atgaagaaggCCTACTGCGAGgccggaggagtacaacttgaaggctcccaactcgtggaaacttcgtcatacgtgtacctcggacgttccatgaacatggaaaacgacttgaaggaagaaccgaatagaagaatgagagcagcatgggttGCATTCGCACTCGTCATGGAAGCCAcagaccaactgacggaccaagatcttcgtacccatctgtttgactcgaTAGTTCTtacagcgctctgttacgcagcggagacgtga
- a CDS encoding hypothetical protein (NECATOR_CHRX.G25749.T2), which produces MKLLEMRCNLPDFLHELWPRATGRHGRFQLLSYLPTALSTANEMPRERYSLPPDITVENPFSKQEAWIFVIVYSSCVVFLVCMYEYLMPVFNNPTYPYYNFVPDYSFKPPLIT; this is translated from the exons ATGAAACTGCTAGAGATGCGgtgtaatctacctgatttcttgcacgaactgtggccACGG GCAACCGGTCGTCACGGTCGCTTCCAGCTACTGTCGTATTTGCCAACTGCTCTATCGACCGCCAACGAG ATGCCGAGAGAAAGATATTCATTGCCGCCGGATATCACTGTAGAAAATCCATTCAGCAAACAAGAAGCGTGGATATTTGTTATCGTGTACTCCAGCTGTGTAGTGTTCCTTGTCTGTATGTACGAATACTTAATGCCAGTATTCAACAATCCAACATATCCATATTATAACTTCGTACCAGACTACTCCTTCAAGCCTCCATTGATTACGTGA
- a CDS encoding hypothetical protein (NECATOR_CHRX.G25749.T1), translating into MYSASARAPRTERSRRAAYYRSPNAEEIQLDFPLRSLEMPRERYSLPPDITVENPFSKQEAWIFVIVYSSCVVFLVCMYEYLMPVFNNPTYPYYNFVPDYSFKPPLIT; encoded by the exons ATGTACTCTGCGTCTGCGAGGGCACCGCGTACAGAACGCAGTCGTCGAGCCGCGTATTATCGTTCGCCAAATGCCGAAGAAATTCAGCTTGACTTCCCGCTTCGTTCTCTGGAA ATGCCGAGAGAAAGATATTCATTGCCGCCGGATATCACTGTAGAAAATCCATTCAGCAAACAAGAAGCGTGGATATTTGTTATCGTGTACTCCAGCTGTGTAGTGTTCCTTGTCTGTATGTACGAATACTTAATGCCAGTATTCAACAATCCAACATATCCATATTATAACTTCGTACCAGACTACTCCTTCAAGCCTCCATTGATTACGTGA
- a CDS encoding hypothetical protein (NECATOR_CHRX.G25750.T1): MKILEATQRRTSLKKCSRDLREYNIPLAALLSEDGARTYFRRGMETITERFYSNLFHSSTPVSNPIIPTGDAPPRILPSEVRVAIKSMRPGTAPGPDFISADFLRAGGHPLHVILAADMISYL, encoded by the coding sequence atgaagattctggaagcaacacaaagaagaacgagtctaaagaagtgcagcagggatctccgcgaatataatattccgctagcagccttgctgagcgaagacggggcTCGCACGTATTTTCGTCGTGGGATGGAAaccattacggagaggttttactcgaaccttttccattcatcaactcctgtgtcaaacccgatcatccccaccggtgatgctccaccacggattctcccttcggaagtacgagtcgctatcaagagcatgaggcctggcacagcccccggacctgattttatatcagcagactttcttcgggctggtggccatccacttcacgtaatcttagcagcggaCATGATATCCTAcctttag